TTGCCGGAATGAATACAGGTATTCTTTTCCCGGCAAGTTCAATTATTTCAAGAATAGCTGGTAATACCATCCCAATTGCTACAACAAATATCCAGAACTGCACAGTATATTCACCACCAAGGAAAAGCTTTGCAGCTTCAACCTGTACTTCGGGGCCTGCCCTGAAACCCATAAATAGATGAGCAATAAGAAATAGTTCGATAATGATTAAAATTAAATCTATCTTACTAAACATTTTTCTTTCTGCGTGATCCTTTGACATCCACATAATTGTTGCAGCAGCAGTTGAAAGACCTGAAACAAGGAACAAAGGACCCAGTATTGATGTATTCCAAAGTGGACGTGCATTGAAGGCTGACAATAAGATTCCAGTATATACACCAAGAATGACAGAATAGAAAATGAGTACCCATGCATAAAGTATCCTATTTTTAACAATCCATGACTCCAAAACAACCAGCATTTTATAGTTCCATTCCCAATTCTGTTCACCATCAGTTTGCTTTATGGCCAGTTTCAGTATCCAAACATAAAGAGACTTATCGAACTTAACCACCGGAAATAGATCCTTAAGAAAAGTTGCTGTCCAAACCAAACTAAGCGGTGTTATTGCCATCAAGGTCCATGCACCCCATGACATAGGCGACTCAAGTTTAATAGTAGTGTATAGTTGCCAGAAAAATAACTTATGTTTCAGGTCAAGAAACAGGGCTACCAAACCAAGAATGATGATAAATGGTGCTAAAATGGATGCTGATTTCACAGCAGTTTTATATTCCTTTTCTTTTGCGGCTATGGTATATAGGGCAGAAAAGAATATTAAGCCGGCAGCTAATCCTCCTAAAAACAGATAAACTGGTATTTCCCAGTGCCACATATTCAGATAAGGATCAATACCCTCGTTCATTCTTCCACTAACAATTATTTCTTCTTTCATTGTTCGAAATTTTAATTTAATCTCTTTTTATTAGTAGAGATAAAAAATCTGTGGTTTGGTACCAATTTCCGGGGATAGCACTTTCCACCTACGTGTAGCAAGCAGTTTACTTACTTCATTATTCGGTTCATCAAGGTCGCCAAAATACATACACTTGGTTGGACATACTGAAACACAGAAGGGATCAAGGTCTTTTTCAAGCCGGTGTAAACAGAAGGTGCATTTATCAACATGTCCTTCAGGATGGGAGAATCTGGCATCGTAAGGACATGATTCAATACATGCACCACAACCAATACATTTTTCTTCTGTTACTATAACAATGCCACCTTTTTCGTAATGGCTAGCTCCGGTCGGACAACATCTTACACATGGAGAATTGCTACAATGGTTACAACGCTCCGATCGTATCTCAAGTGTAAGTTTTGGATATGTTCCATCTGTCAGTTCTACAATCCAGTCGCGCGCATATCCATGCGGTACATCATTTTCAGTCTGGCAGGCTACTACACAGTCGCAGCATCCTACACACTTTTTTGTATCTATTACCATCGCATATCTCATGACTCAACCTCCTCTTTAGTTCCGATATTCTTTTTAAAAGTCACAAAATTTCCACGTAAGCCTGTACCACCCATTAGTGGGTCAACTAGCACATTGGTTATTAATTCTGAATCGCTTGCTCCTTTTCCATAAGCCCGTGAAAGTTTCTTGTTACTGTGTCCGAAGCCGTGAATCATATACACTGAATCCGGTCTTATTCGTTCAGTTACCCTGACTTTAATAGGGAATGAAGAGACGACTCCATCCTGATTTTCCAGATAAACTTCATCGTTGTTGTTCATATCCCACTTCTTCGCAACTTTTGGATTAACCCAAAGCTTGTTTTCATTCATCATATCATTCAGATGCGGGTTGTTCGATGTACGACTGAAGGTATGCATTGGTGCACGACCATAATTCAGTCGGTAAAAGTTTTCTGGTGGTTCTGGATGTTCTGTGTAAACCGGTAGTGGATCAAACCCAGCCTCCTCAAGTTGTTTGGAATAGAGCTCTATCTTTCCTGAGGGTGTTTTAAACTGATAATCATCGTATCCATCAATATAGAGTTTCTTTTCATCTACACCCAGCTGCACTACTCCTTTTTTCTTCACCTCATCGAAGTCCATACCGATTTTATCAAGTTGCCATCTAAGTACATCTTCATATTCGCTAAAATTGAAGAATTCTCCAAGTCCCAGTTTTATAGCTAATCGCTGAGCAATCCACCATCCTGGTTTGGTTTGGTATTTCGGTCGTGCTGCAGGAACTCTTATAGCTAGTGTTGGAATCCTGTTTTGAGCAATTCGTATATCATCATGTCTTTCGATATAGGTACATTCTGGTAATATAACGTCAGCATATCCGGTTATTTCCATTGGCATTGTATCAACTACAACAAGGAAATCAAGATTATCAATTGCCTTTAAAGTTTTTTGTGTATCAGGCATCGTAAGAGGCAAATTAGAACCTACTACGATCCATGATTTTATCTGCTTTTCACTTGTATTCTCAGGTAATGTAGCATCAAGAATAACATTAGTAATGGAACTTTTCGCAAACTGGTATTTACCATCAGCCAAGTCTTTCCAATCCCAGGCAGGTTTAGGGTAAGCTGGTGCCGGATACGCCGGAAGTCCGGTCTTCTGCGGAAAATAGATCCCGCCTTTTCGTCCATAGGCACCTAATATAGCATTTAGAATGGCAACAGCCCTAAGTCTTTGCGTATCGTCACCATACCAAGTAACATGTCTTCCCGGATTAATAATAACTGCTGGAGCAGCATATGCCATCCTTCTGGCTGTTTCCCTGATTACGTCTGCTTCGATCTTGGTTTTATCGGCAGCCCATTCAGGTGTATAATCTTTGACATGAGCTTTCAACTCTTCGAATCCAATGGCATATTTCTCAAGATACTCTACATCGTATAGCTTTTCATCAATAATAACATGAATCCAAGCCAGGAGAAGTGCCAGATCTGTGGCGGGCTTAATTGGAAGCCAGAAGTCTGATTTACTTGCTGCTGTTGAAAACCTTGGGTCAACTGTGATGATTGTTGCCTTATTATCGATAGCATTCGACATTTCTTGTACCTGTCCGTTGTGCATGTTCTCACCCAGATGTGACCCAATAAGTACTAGGCACTTTGTATTATCAATATCAAGTGGTTCCGGTGACTTCAATGCCTTTCCAAAGGTAATATCGAACGCCTCTTCTCGTGGTCCTTTACATTGAGCATAGGCTGGTCCGGCAATGTTTTTTGTGCCAAAAGCCTTCATTAACTTATTAAAATGTTTACCACTGGAACCATGCTTAAAGAGTGCAATGCTTTCTGCACCGTGCTGCTCCTTAATCTTGGTAAACTTTTCGGCAATTACTGATAAGGCTTTGTCCCACGATACAGGTTTAAAATACTCATTTCCATTTTCTTTAACCCTTATCAATGGTCTTTTCAGTCTGTCTTTGTCATAATACATACCGAGACCACCTGTCCCACGTGGACAGAACCTTCCGTTGCTGTTTAAGTCTTTTTCATTACCGACGATTTTCCATACTCCGGAATCTTCTCTTGAATAGATCCAGCCAGCACAATTCCAAAAACAAATCTCACAGTAATTCGGATATCGCAGGTATCTGCTATTCTTTAGCTGTCGCCTCTCCTCTCTCGATTTATTGTCGAAAAGTGAATTTGCAGAGAAGGCTGAATTTGCAAAGAAAGCCGAAGTTGCAGTTAGAGATGTTATTTTAATGAATTTTCTTCTTTTCATACGGTCAGTAGTTTACTTTTCAGAAGCCGTATGGTACATACCAGAGCAAAGAGTTGTATTTTTTTTCAAGCTCCTACTTAGTAAGTTTCATACGCCATGTTATAAATTCGTTTGATTGTAGAATCTCAAATAAAAAAAACCAACAGAGAAGAATTCTTAGCTTATCTTATTGGTTTTTAGATTACGAATAGATTATTTGACTACCTTGTTTCCTTTTGCGAGCCATTCATAAACACCACCATCATAAACTTTAACGTTCTTATTACCAAGAATTGAAGTTAATGCCATATATACAACACCTGCTCTTACACTGGATGTACAATAAAGAATAATCTCTTTATTTGCCGTTATTCCTGCTTTGTTAAACATTGCTACGAGTTCTGCTTTTGGTTTTATTTTACCATCTATAGCTATAACATCTTCGAAATGAAAATTAACAGCATTAGGAATATGCCCTAATTTTTCTGTTTTGCCTTCAGAACCATTAAATTCAGCTACAGGTCGAACATCAATGAGCATAGCTTTTCCTACTTTTACGTCTGATAATGATGCAATAGCTGCCTTGTTCACTTTTGGAGTAAATGTAGCAGGTTTAACTTTAGATGGGTTTTTAGTTACAGGCTTGCGACCTTTTCTCCAACCATCAAAATTCCCATCAATTATTTTTACATTTTCTGCACCCATGTACTTCAGTATCCAGTAAATACGTCCAGCATACTTGTATGTTCCTTTGTCGTACAGAATAATCTGTTTTGATGTTGTTAATCCCTTCTCACCAAATATTTTAGCAAGCTCACCAGCTGGCTTTAACATGCTCTTCACCGGTTCGTTATTATAAAGGTCTTTGTGATAAATATTAACAGAATTAGTTATATGAACTTTTTGATAGCTTTCTGGTTTCACACATGCTACAATAACAGTATTTGCATCTTTAGTAAGTTTAGAAGCATCCTTAACTGAGATTACATCCTGAGCACTAATAAAGAAAGGCAGAATAAAAATTAGTGTTAACAAAAATATTTTAATTTTCATAATTTTTAATTTTAATAATTAGAATTTTACTTGAAGCTGAACTAAGATATCATCATTTTTAACCTCGGCACCTTTTTCGGAACGATAGCGATAGTTAAATTGCAACCTTGTCCAATCGTTAAACCAGTAATTAAAACCTGCTGTAATAATATTCTCCTCTGTATTCTCCAAATCCATATCATAATCAAAGGTCTCCCATTTAACTACAGGTTGGATATTCCAAGGAGTCATATATAATAACATTGCATAAGCACCATTGCGATTTTCGCCGAGTGCAACAGGGTCAGTACCACATCCACCGCCAGCTGCCGGATAATAGTCACCTTCATCAGCAATATATTCTGCCTGAAAAAGGAGGTCTCCTTTTTTTACTTGAATTTCAGCAGCATACGACTGTCGTGTATCGTCATTATTCACAGGCCAACCATACCGAAAGCTACCTCCAAATCTTAGGAACTCCAACGGTTTGAATGTAACACGACCTATGAAGTCCTTTTTGCTGTTGTTGTCTTCATTCAATAATCCTCTTCCATTCATGATGGCAAATTGGTATTTCATTATTGTTTTATTGCTTCCTCCCAGAATCATTAAACCCATATCGCGTTGTGGTGCAACTAGTTGATCGGAAACAGATGCCCGAAAGATTGTGTGCAAGCCAGAGCATGATGTATTAACTTCCTGTCCAAAAGGTTGTTTAAATGATCCAACAGATATTTTTGCCCATTCAAATCTTTTATACGAGATAAAAGCATCTAATAGATAGGGACTCCCTGTTCCACTTACAAATTTGCTATTTTCCATAACAATATAGTAAGAAAAATCGTAAGGAATATTTCCCGTTATACCAATTCTTGCCCTTTTAAACTTGAATGTGTTTTCGCCCGGATCGGTTAACCTATAATCATATTGCGGTTGAAAGAAACCGAAAAGTTTGGCTCCATCATCGTCACCTTCGGGCTCTTCACAACCCTGTGCCATTAACAATTGAGTTGCAGATACAAATAGAAATGTCAATAGCAGTTTAAATAAATTCTTCATATCAGGTATTTTCGTTTAAAAGGAAAAAAGGTACCCGAGAATCCGGGTACCATAATGTTTTTTATTGTACAATTGGTAAATCTTTTGGATTTGAGTCGAAACCCCATTGGTTCGTAACATCGTCCTCTGGTGTTCCCCATCCTGCATTTTCATTCCATAAACCATTCATTCCGAATTTCAAACTATATGCTTCGTAACCCAAAACACAAAGAAAAGCAGTGATTACTGCCGATGTTTGTCCTGTATAACAGTAAGTTATAACATCTTTTAAAGGGTCAAGTCCAAGAGCTGAATCATCACCAATCAATAATGGATTAATACGAACCGCACCATCAATATGGCCAAAGGCAGCATAGTGAGTTTCAGAAAAATAATTATTAATAAAAAAGCTTCCTGGTGCATCTAAAACATCCAAAGGTGTTTTACCTTTAAAACCATCGGCAACAACAGCTTCAACTCTCTCTTTTAAAATAGCTTCACCATCTTCGAGTGCGGAAGTAAATTCAGCGGCTTCGTAAGTCTGATTGGTAGGAGCTGCATCATAAGTCCAGTTTGCATGCCCATCAGCAATATTACCTACATTTCCATTCCAGGATCCAGCAGTGGCATCATTCCAACCACTCATTCCCCATTTAAGTGCTTGGGCATCATGATATCCGTACAAACGCAATAATGAAGTTGCGTAACATGCAGTTTGTCCGGTATAGCAAACAATTAACATTTTCTTATCAGCATTTGCAGCCTCAGTTAAAATATCAGCAAAAGGTACATTAATGGCACCTTCAATATATCCGGCAGCATAATCAGTTGCTGATCTGATATCAATAATGTAGTGTTCACTAAGAAATGCTGCTAGATCATCAGCAGCAGGAGCACCGGTAACAAATTTTGCATCATCGGCATTTTTAATTACATGGTTAAGATCCATGTCAGTACTAATAAGGTAATCCTTCAAAACCTGAACAGGATCAATCGGATCAACAGTTTCGTCTTCCTTACATCCTGTAAAAATAATTGCAGGAACAATCAAGAAAGCAATTAAGTAAAATGATAACTTTTTCATAATAAATTAATTTAATTAATAAGATTTAATAACTATAAATATATATATAATTGATGTTTAACATCCTCCATCATCTGAGTCACTACCTGTAGCCATCATCTTAGGACCTGATGTTACAACTTCATTCTTCTCTACCAAATCTGAATAAGCAGCTTTCCATGCATTTAGTCCACCCTCTACATTCATAACATTGGTATAGCCCATACTCTGCAAGGCACTTGCAGATAAAGCTCCCCTTTGTCCTTTCTTACAACATAAAATGATGAGTTCTTCTTTAAGTGGCATATATAACATCTCCTCTTCCCAGAAGCTCTCCTTGGCAATTCTAAATTCAACTAATCCTCTTGGAATATTAATTGCTCCAGGAATGTAGGCCTTGTCGTACTCATTCTTTTCCCTAACATCAATAATGAGGTACATTTCGGCAGTATCAATGATTGTTTTCAGGTCTTCAGGTGAAATCTGGGGAACATTTGTCTGGGCTTCCAATACCATTTCATCAACTGTCTTAATAACTTTCACTTCTTTGCATCCAACTGTACACATAATTAATACGCTTAGGATTATTAAACTGTAATAAATCGATTTTTTCATATCTCTAATTTTTAAGGTTTTATCAGAATTATTAGTTCCATCCTTTAAGTTAATATTTCTTTAATTTTCTCTTCAGCTTCTGTCAATGCCACTATCATAATATCTTTCAATTCGGTAGTAGCATCCGATTTTTTCTTCGAAACAAAGTTAAGTCCGAGATTGTTATGACTTAATGATACCTTATGTATTGCATTTGTGTCGAAATGTAACTTTGATATAGTTTCGGTATTTTGCATTTTTGTGATAAAAAACAATATTATGGCTGAGAAAATCAGAACAATCAAAAAATCTGTTATTGCAATACGCATCTTTTACATTTAAACTACCAAAAAACATCAATGCAAATATAGATATTCGCAATATTGTAGCTTAATTAATGCTTAAGTAATAAATCAAGAAGAAAACAAAAATGGAATAAATATTAGCTTGATTCCACAAATATAATTTTTTGATATAAATCAAAAGATTATTTGATTAATTTTGCATTTTATTATTTAAAATAAATATGATGAGTAATATAACTGCATTTAATAGTTGTTCTATTGAAAGTGGAAGTCATTGGTGTTTCGACAATTTAAGCTCTGACGAAAAGGCAATGATAGAAAAAACCAATGTTGTAATAAAATATAAAAAAGGAGAAATCTTTGCTAAGCAAGGAGCTTTTGCTTCTCATGTAATATTTTTAAAAGAAGGGCTGGCAAAAATTTTTCTCGAAGAAAACCAGAAAACCTTAATTCTAAAAATTATACCATCTGAGAATATTATTGGACTTACTTCACTTCTTGAAGGTAATACGGTTTTTCAATATTCTGCCCAAGCCTATCAAGATTCCATTGTCCATTTGGTTGATATTAATGTATTTAGAAAACTCATAAAAATGAATGCAAAATTTGCATCCTGCATTATCAATATCCTTACCGAAAATGCTATTCAGACTTATGGTCGTTTTTTCTGTCTTACACAAAAACAGTCCTACGGAAGATTTGCTGACATTCTTTGCTGCCTTTCAGAAAGAATTTACAAACAGAGAAAATTTCAATTATTGCTCTCACGAAAAGAACTTGCAGAACTTACCGGTCTTTCGGTGGAAAGTGTTTCACGAATGATAAAAGAGTTTAAGAACGATGGAATAATGAAATTTCAGGGGAAAG
This genomic stretch from Bacteroidota bacterium harbors:
- a CDS encoding rhodanese-like domain-containing protein, whose amino-acid sequence is MKKSIYYSLIILSVLIMCTVGCKEVKVIKTVDEMVLEAQTNVPQISPEDLKTIIDTAEMYLIIDVREKNEYDKAYIPGAINIPRGLVEFRIAKESFWEEEMLYMPLKEELIILCCKKGQRGALSASALQSMGYTNVMNVEGGLNAWKAAYSDLVEKNEVVTSGPKMMATGSDSDDGGC
- a CDS encoding Crp/Fnr family transcriptional regulator, which translates into the protein MMSNITAFNSCSIESGSHWCFDNLSSDEKAMIEKTNVVIKYKKGEIFAKQGAFASHVIFLKEGLAKIFLEENQKTLILKIIPSENIIGLTSLLEGNTVFQYSAQAYQDSIVHLVDINVFRKLIKMNAKFASCIINILTENAIQTYGRFFCLTQKQSYGRFADILCCLSERIYKQRKFQLLLSRKELAELTGLSVESVSRMIKEFKNDGIMKFQGKDVEITDFVALKRISVMG
- a CDS encoding sulfurtransferase, translating into MKIKIFLLTLIFILPFFISAQDVISVKDASKLTKDANTVIVACVKPESYQKVHITNSVNIYHKDLYNNEPVKSMLKPAGELAKIFGEKGLTTSKQIILYDKGTYKYAGRIYWILKYMGAENVKIIDGNFDGWRKGRKPVTKNPSKVKPATFTPKVNKAAIASLSDVKVGKAMLIDVRPVAEFNGSEGKTEKLGHIPNAVNFHFEDVIAIDGKIKPKAELVAMFNKAGITANKEIILYCTSSVRAGVVYMALTSILGNKNVKVYDGGVYEWLAKGNKVVK
- the nrfD gene encoding polysulfide reductase NrfD, whose amino-acid sequence is MKEEIIVSGRMNEGIDPYLNMWHWEIPVYLFLGGLAAGLIFFSALYTIAAKEKEYKTAVKSASILAPFIIILGLVALFLDLKHKLFFWQLYTTIKLESPMSWGAWTLMAITPLSLVWTATFLKDLFPVVKFDKSLYVWILKLAIKQTDGEQNWEWNYKMLVVLESWIVKNRILYAWVLIFYSVILGVYTGILLSAFNARPLWNTSILGPLFLVSGLSTAAATIMWMSKDHAERKMFSKIDLILIIIELFLIAHLFMGFRAGPEVQVEAAKLFLGGEYTVQFWIFVVAIGMVLPAILEIIELAGKRIPVFIPAILILFGGVFFRFIMVDAGQIIRYLY
- a CDS encoding 4Fe-4S dicluster domain-containing protein, with amino-acid sequence MRYAMVIDTKKCVGCCDCVVACQTENDVPHGYARDWIVELTDGTYPKLTLEIRSERCNHCSNSPCVRCCPTGASHYEKGGIVIVTEEKCIGCGACIESCPYDARFSHPEGHVDKCTFCLHRLEKDLDPFCVSVCPTKCMYFGDLDEPNNEVSKLLATRRWKVLSPEIGTKPQIFYLY
- a CDS encoding molybdopterin-dependent oxidoreductase, whose product is MKRRKFIKITSLTATSAFFANSAFSANSLFDNKSREERRQLKNSRYLRYPNYCEICFWNCAGWIYSREDSGVWKIVGNEKDLNSNGRFCPRGTGGLGMYYDKDRLKRPLIRVKENGNEYFKPVSWDKALSVIAEKFTKIKEQHGAESIALFKHGSSGKHFNKLMKAFGTKNIAGPAYAQCKGPREEAFDITFGKALKSPEPLDIDNTKCLVLIGSHLGENMHNGQVQEMSNAIDNKATIITVDPRFSTAASKSDFWLPIKPATDLALLLAWIHVIIDEKLYDVEYLEKYAIGFEELKAHVKDYTPEWAADKTKIEADVIRETARRMAYAAPAVIINPGRHVTWYGDDTQRLRAVAILNAILGAYGRKGGIYFPQKTGLPAYPAPAYPKPAWDWKDLADGKYQFAKSSITNVILDATLPENTSEKQIKSWIVVGSNLPLTMPDTQKTLKAIDNLDFLVVVDTMPMEITGYADVILPECTYIERHDDIRIAQNRIPTLAIRVPAARPKYQTKPGWWIAQRLAIKLGLGEFFNFSEYEDVLRWQLDKIGMDFDEVKKKGVVQLGVDEKKLYIDGYDDYQFKTPSGKIELYSKQLEEAGFDPLPVYTEHPEPPENFYRLNYGRAPMHTFSRTSNNPHLNDMMNENKLWVNPKVAKKWDMNNNDEVYLENQDGVVSSFPIKVRVTERIRPDSVYMIHGFGHSNKKLSRAYGKGASDSELITNVLVDPLMGGTGLRGNFVTFKKNIGTKEEVES